ACCCTGATCAGCTTCAAGACGTTGCCTGCGTCGGCGTCGAAGAGGGGTCCATCCTGATGGCGCTGGCAATCATCATCAGCTGGTACGCGGGTATCGGCGCGCCGGCCGCAACAGGCGCGATGCTCCTCACCCACCGATGAAGGCCATGCAAGCCAGCAGGCAGGATTCGAGCATCCACTGGAGGGGTCATCTTTTCCTCTTCGACCGGAAACGCACGCCGACCTACGCTGCCTCGGCGGGCGTTCGCCTGCTTCTGATCTTCGTGCTCCTGGAAGGCATTATTGGCCCCCGCCTTTCGCTTTTCGGCTTCCTCGGCCTTCCGCTTCCCCCCTTTTGGATTCGGATCCCCCTGCTGCTCGCATTCGCCTTGCTGGCGGTCTGCTTCGTCGCAAAGGTGAAGGTTTCCGACCTGGGTCTCATCCGGTGGCGCGAATGGAACGGCACGGAAAAGTCCTACTTCGTCCAGCTGATGATCCTGGCGAACGTCGTCTTCGCGCTGGTGAACGCGGACCGGCTGCGAACGGCTCTCGCCGAGCCCGGGGGGATGCAAAAAGTGTTGACCTTGTTGCTCCCGTATTTGCTCTGGGGGTTCTATCAAGAGCTGATGTACCGGGGAATTCTGCAGACGGAGCTGGTTCGCC
The sequence above is a segment of the Candidatus Polarisedimenticolia bacterium genome. Coding sequences within it:
- a CDS encoding CPBP family intramembrane glutamic endopeptidase; this encodes MQASRQDSSIHWRGHLFLFDRKRTPTYAASAGVRLLLIFVLLEGIIGPRLSLFGFLGLPLPPFWIRIPLLLAFALLAVCFVAKVKVSDLGLIRWREWNGTEKSYFVQLMILANVVFALVNADRLRTALAEPGGMQKVLTLLLPYLLWGFYQELMYRGILQTELVRRWGPLAGVLVANTLFTFGPLHFYHFTRTSAALPMFAGIFAIGLFFAVLFQRSGNLWIVAIAHGIGNFYIEGLGGS